The following are from one region of the Capsicum annuum cultivar UCD-10X-F1 chromosome 1, UCD10Xv1.1, whole genome shotgun sequence genome:
- the LOC107873726 gene encoding uncharacterized protein LOC107873726, whose product MAKAYRKEDFDYIMSKVAKVDQRFKEYLEDVGYEKWSRCHSLVNRSRMMTSNIAECIYGCLVEARKLSILGFLEEVRILFAAWNCKSNEIASYTNTTLGRRFKEILTLNEVKALQMTVKPAGSYLYCVYDSRRRYIIDIKRDTCNCDW is encoded by the exons ATGGCTAAAGCTTAtagaaaagaagattttgattatattatgtcaAAGGTTGCTAAAGTTGATCAAAGATTTAAGGAATATCTGGAGGATGTTGGGTATGAAAAATGGTCTCGATGTCACTCGCTTGTAAATAGAAGTAGAATGATGACCTCTAATATAGCCGAATGTATTTACGGTTGTTTGGTTGAGGCTAGAAAACTTTcaattttaggttttcttgaagaagttagaattttatttgcCGCCTGGAATTGTAAGAGCAACGAAATTGCATCTTACACAAATACAACTCTTGGGAGAAGATTTAAAGAAATACTGACTCTTAATGAGGTTAAAGCTCTACAGATGACA gttaagccagcAGGTAGTTATCTTTATTGTGTATATGATTCGAGACGGCGGTACATTATCGATATTAAGCGTGACACGTGCAACTGTGACTG GTGA
- the LOC107870898 gene encoding probable tocopherol O-methyltransferase, chloroplastic isoform X4, translated as MLGITCYSTSTIQSLNPTCPYSSSSIISTFHRPQIHSISQSTRPRILTISNSRRRRRMASATAVNAGSSPSVQAEVGIQNQQELKKGIADLYDESSGIWEDIWGDHMHHGYYEPNSSVELSDHRAAQIRMIEQALKFADLNDPAKKPTSIVDVGCGIGGSSRYLAKKYGATAKGITLSPVQAERAQALAAAQGLGDKVSFQVADALNQPFPDGQFDLVWSMESGEHMPDKEKFVGELARVAAPGGTIILVTWCHRDLSPSEESLTPEEKQLLNKICKAFYLPAWCSTADYVKLLQSNSLRDIKAADWSENVAPFWPAVIKSALTWKGFTSVLRSGWKTIKAALAMPLMIEGYKKGLIKFAIITCRKPE; from the exons ATGTTAGGCATCACATGCTATTCAACTTCCACCATCCAATCCCTGAATCCCACGTGTCCCTATTCTTCCTCCTCCATTATCTCCACTTTCCATAGACCTCAGATTCACAGTATCAGTCAAAGTACAAGACCAAGAATCCTTACTATTAGTAATtcaagaagaaggagaagaatgGCTAGTGCTACTGCAGTGAATGCTGGGTCGTCACCATCAGTACAAGCAGAAGTtggaatacagaatcaacaagagTTGAAAAAAGGAATAGCTGATTTATATGATGAGTCTTCTGGTATTTGGGAAGATATATGGGGTGACCATATGCATCATGGTTATTATGAACCTAACTCATCTGTTGAACTTTCTGATCATCGTGCTGCTCAGATCCGTATGATTGAACAGGCTCTTAAGTTTGCTGATCTTAATG ATCCAGCAAAGAAACCAACGTCCATAGTTGATGTTGGATGTGGCATAGGAGGCAGTTCTAGGTACCTTGCAAAGAAATATGGCGCTACGGCTAAAGGTATCACCTTGAGTCCTGTACAAGCAGAGAGGGCCCAAGCTCTTGCTGCTGCTCAGGGATTAGGGGATAAG GTTTCTTTTCAAGTTGCAGACGCTTTGAATCAGCCATTTCCAGATGGGCAATTTGACTTGGTTTGGTCGATGGAGAGTGGAGAACACATGCCGGACAAAGAAAAG TTTGTTGGCGAATTAGCTCGAGTGGCAGCACCAGGAGGCACAATCATCCTTGTCACATGGTGCCACAGGGATCTTTCCCCTTCAGAGGAATCTCTGACCCCAGAGGAGAAACAGCtgttaaataaaatatgtaaagcCTTCTATCTTCCGGCATGGTGTTCCACTGCTGATTATGTGAAGTTACTTCAATCTAACTCTCTTCGG GATATCAAGGCAGCAGATTGGTCTGAGAATGTTGCTCCCTTTTGGCCTGCAGTTATAAAATCAGCACTGACATGGAAGGGCTTCACATCAGTTCTACGCAGTG GATGGAAGACGATTAAAGCTGCACTGGCAATGCCACTGATGATCGAAGGATACAAGAAAGGTCTCATCAAATTTGCCATCATAACATGTCGAAAACCTGAATAG
- the LOC107870898 gene encoding probable tocopherol O-methyltransferase, chloroplastic isoform X3 has translation MLGITCYSTSTIQSLNPTCPYSSSSIISTFHRPQIHSISQSTRPRILTISNSRRRRRMASATAVNAGSSPSVQAEVGIQNQQELKKGIADLYDESSGIWEDIWGDHMHHGYYEPNSSVELSDHRAAQIRMIEQALKFADLNDPAKKPTSIVDVGCGIGGSSRYLAKKYGATAKGITLSPVQAERAQALAAAQGLGDKVSFQVADALNQPFPDGQFDLVWSMESGEHMPDKEKFVGELARVAAPGGTIILVTWCHRDLSPSEESLTPEEKQLLNKICKAFYLPAWCSTADYVKLLQSNSLRDIKAADWSENVAPFWPAVIKSALTWKGFTSVLRSGWKTIKAALAMPLMIEGYKKGLIKFAIITCRKPE, from the exons ATGTTAGGCATCACATGCTATTCAACTTCCACCATCCAATCCCTGAATCCCACGTGTCCCTATTCTTCCTCCTCCATTATCTCCACTTTCCATAGACCTCAGATTCACAGTATCAGTCAAAGTACAAGACCAAGAATCCTTACTATTAGTAATtcaagaagaaggagaagaatgGCTAGTGCTACTGCAGTGAATGCTGGGTCGTCACCATCAGTACAAGCAGAAGTtggaatacagaatcaacaagagTTGAAAAAAGGAATAGCTGATTTATATGATGAGTCTTCTGGTATTTGGGAAGATATATGGGGTGACCATATGCATCATGGTTATTATGAACCTAACTCATCTGTTGAACTTTCTGATCATCGTGCTGCTCAGATCCGTATGATTGAACAGGCTCTTAAGTTTGCTGATCTTAATG ATCCAGCAAAGAAACCAACGTCCATAGTTGATGTTGGATGTGGCATAGGAGGCAGTTCTAGGTACCTTGCAAAGAAATATGGCGCTACGGCTAAAGGTATCACCTTGAGTCCTGTACAAGCAGAGAGGGCCCAAGCTCTTGCTGCTGCTCAGGGATTAGGGGATAAG GTTTCTTTTCAAGTTGCAGACGCTTTGAATCAGCCATTTCCAGATGGGCAATTTGACTTGGTTTGGTCGATGGAGAGTGGAGAACACATGCCGGACAAAGAAAAG TTTGTTGGCGAATTAGCTCGAGTGGCAGCACCAGGAGGCACAATCATCCTTGTCACATGGTGCCACAGGGATCTTTCCCCTTCAGAGGAATCTCTGACCCCAGAGGAGAAACAGCtgttaaataaaatatgtaaagcCTTCTATCTTCCGGCATGGTGTTCCACTGCTGATTATGTGAAGTTACTTCAATCTAACTCTCTTCGG GATATCAAGGCAGCAGATTGGTCTGAGAATGTTGCTCCCTTTTGGCCTGCAGTTATAAAATCAGCACTGACATGGAAGGGCTTCACATCAGTTCTACGCAGTG GATGGAAGACGATTAAAGCTGCACTGGCAATGCCACTGATGATCGAAGGATACAAGAAAGGTCTCATCAAATTTGCCATCATAACATGTCGAAAACCTGAATA A
- the LOC107870898 gene encoding probable tocopherol O-methyltransferase, chloroplastic isoform X1 yields the protein MLGITCYSTSTIQSLNPTCPYSSSSIISTFHRPQIHSISQSTRPRILTISNSRRRRRMASATAVNAGSSPSVQAEVGIQNQQELKKGIADLYDESSGIWEDIWGDHMHHGYYEPNSSVELSDHRAAQIRMIEQALKFADLNEDPAKKPTSIVDVGCGIGGSSRYLAKKYGATAKGITLSPVQAERAQALAAAQGLGDKVSFQVADALNQPFPDGQFDLVWSMESGEHMPDKEKFVGELARVAAPGGTIILVTWCHRDLSPSEESLTPEEKQLLNKICKAFYLPAWCSTADYVKLLQSNSLRDIKAADWSENVAPFWPAVIKSALTWKGFTSVLRSGWKTIKAALAMPLMIEGYKKGLIKFAIITCRKPE from the exons ATGTTAGGCATCACATGCTATTCAACTTCCACCATCCAATCCCTGAATCCCACGTGTCCCTATTCTTCCTCCTCCATTATCTCCACTTTCCATAGACCTCAGATTCACAGTATCAGTCAAAGTACAAGACCAAGAATCCTTACTATTAGTAATtcaagaagaaggagaagaatgGCTAGTGCTACTGCAGTGAATGCTGGGTCGTCACCATCAGTACAAGCAGAAGTtggaatacagaatcaacaagagTTGAAAAAAGGAATAGCTGATTTATATGATGAGTCTTCTGGTATTTGGGAAGATATATGGGGTGACCATATGCATCATGGTTATTATGAACCTAACTCATCTGTTGAACTTTCTGATCATCGTGCTGCTCAGATCCGTATGATTGAACAGGCTCTTAAGTTTGCTGATCTTAATG AAGATCCAGCAAAGAAACCAACGTCCATAGTTGATGTTGGATGTGGCATAGGAGGCAGTTCTAGGTACCTTGCAAAGAAATATGGCGCTACGGCTAAAGGTATCACCTTGAGTCCTGTACAAGCAGAGAGGGCCCAAGCTCTTGCTGCTGCTCAGGGATTAGGGGATAAG GTTTCTTTTCAAGTTGCAGACGCTTTGAATCAGCCATTTCCAGATGGGCAATTTGACTTGGTTTGGTCGATGGAGAGTGGAGAACACATGCCGGACAAAGAAAAG TTTGTTGGCGAATTAGCTCGAGTGGCAGCACCAGGAGGCACAATCATCCTTGTCACATGGTGCCACAGGGATCTTTCCCCTTCAGAGGAATCTCTGACCCCAGAGGAGAAACAGCtgttaaataaaatatgtaaagcCTTCTATCTTCCGGCATGGTGTTCCACTGCTGATTATGTGAAGTTACTTCAATCTAACTCTCTTCGG GATATCAAGGCAGCAGATTGGTCTGAGAATGTTGCTCCCTTTTGGCCTGCAGTTATAAAATCAGCACTGACATGGAAGGGCTTCACATCAGTTCTACGCAGTG GATGGAAGACGATTAAAGCTGCACTGGCAATGCCACTGATGATCGAAGGATACAAGAAAGGTCTCATCAAATTTGCCATCATAACATGTCGAAAACCTGAATA A
- the LOC107870898 gene encoding probable tocopherol O-methyltransferase, chloroplastic isoform X2 translates to MLGITCYSTSTIQSLNPTCPYSSSSIISTFHRPQIHSISQSTRPRILTISNSRRRRRMASATAVNAGSSPSVQAEVGIQNQQELKKGIADLYDESSGIWEDIWGDHMHHGYYEPNSSVELSDHRAAQIRMIEQALKFADLNEDPAKKPTSIVDVGCGIGGSSRYLAKKYGATAKGITLSPVQAERAQALAAAQGLGDKVSFQVADALNQPFPDGQFDLVWSMESGEHMPDKEKFVGELARVAAPGGTIILVTWCHRDLSPSEESLTPEEKQLLNKICKAFYLPAWCSTADYVKLLQSNSLRDIKAADWSENVAPFWPAVIKSALTWKGFTSVLRSGWKTIKAALAMPLMIEGYKKGLIKFAIITCRKPE, encoded by the exons ATGTTAGGCATCACATGCTATTCAACTTCCACCATCCAATCCCTGAATCCCACGTGTCCCTATTCTTCCTCCTCCATTATCTCCACTTTCCATAGACCTCAGATTCACAGTATCAGTCAAAGTACAAGACCAAGAATCCTTACTATTAGTAATtcaagaagaaggagaagaatgGCTAGTGCTACTGCAGTGAATGCTGGGTCGTCACCATCAGTACAAGCAGAAGTtggaatacagaatcaacaagagTTGAAAAAAGGAATAGCTGATTTATATGATGAGTCTTCTGGTATTTGGGAAGATATATGGGGTGACCATATGCATCATGGTTATTATGAACCTAACTCATCTGTTGAACTTTCTGATCATCGTGCTGCTCAGATCCGTATGATTGAACAGGCTCTTAAGTTTGCTGATCTTAATG AAGATCCAGCAAAGAAACCAACGTCCATAGTTGATGTTGGATGTGGCATAGGAGGCAGTTCTAGGTACCTTGCAAAGAAATATGGCGCTACGGCTAAAGGTATCACCTTGAGTCCTGTACAAGCAGAGAGGGCCCAAGCTCTTGCTGCTGCTCAGGGATTAGGGGATAAG GTTTCTTTTCAAGTTGCAGACGCTTTGAATCAGCCATTTCCAGATGGGCAATTTGACTTGGTTTGGTCGATGGAGAGTGGAGAACACATGCCGGACAAAGAAAAG TTTGTTGGCGAATTAGCTCGAGTGGCAGCACCAGGAGGCACAATCATCCTTGTCACATGGTGCCACAGGGATCTTTCCCCTTCAGAGGAATCTCTGACCCCAGAGGAGAAACAGCtgttaaataaaatatgtaaagcCTTCTATCTTCCGGCATGGTGTTCCACTGCTGATTATGTGAAGTTACTTCAATCTAACTCTCTTCGG GATATCAAGGCAGCAGATTGGTCTGAGAATGTTGCTCCCTTTTGGCCTGCAGTTATAAAATCAGCACTGACATGGAAGGGCTTCACATCAGTTCTACGCAGTG GATGGAAGACGATTAAAGCTGCACTGGCAATGCCACTGATGATCGAAGGATACAAGAAAGGTCTCATCAAATTTGCCATCATAACATGTCGAAAACCTGAATAG